One window of the Rhipicephalus microplus isolate Deutch F79 chromosome 2, USDA_Rmic, whole genome shotgun sequence genome contains the following:
- the LOC119170755 gene encoding gamma-interferon-inducible lysosomal thiol reductase — MVSSGVVSGRRILFSILCATVLSWLPANVESLNLTLYYEGLCPDCHEFILGQLWPTFGKLEEYLELDLLPFGNARMKVSNGTITFYCQHGPDECLVNEVHTCAVKYVHPQRKLLDFVACTLRQDDPAQAGEPCARKVGTDWAVLDRCSRGPEGIQLLYEMGKRTREHQPPIQYVPYVEINGYHNETMQNLVEEDLFHFVCKLLEPSPPKVCTNVGVPGRHCVMSSDSHFLFEIS; from the coding sequence ATGGTAAGTTCAGGAGTTGTAAGTGGACGACGAATTCTATTTAGCATACTTTGTGCGACGGTGCTGTCGTGGCTTCCCGCTAACGTGGAATCACTCAACCTGACTCTATATTACGAAGGGCTATGTCCTGACTGCCACGAATTCATTCTTGGCCAACTCTGGCCAACGTTTGGGAAGCTCGAAGAGTACCTCGAGTTGGATCTCCTGCCCTTCGGCAATGCTCGCATGAAAGTGTCTAACGGGACGATCACCTTCTACTGCCAGCACGGCCCAGACGAGTGCTTAGTCAACGAAGTTCACACCTGCGCCGTCAAGTACGTGCACCCGCAGAGAAAGCTCCTGGATTTCGTCGCCTGCACGCTTCGCCAGGACGATCCGGCCCAAGCAGGTGAGCCATGCGCTCGGAAGGTGGGCACGGACTGGGCTGTCCTGGACCGCTGCAGTCGAGGACCCGAGGGTATCCAGCTCCTGTACGAAATGGGCAAGCGAACACGGGAGCACCAGCCTCCCATACAATATGTGCCGTACGTGGAGATTAACGGATATCACAACGAAACCATGCAAAATTTGGTGGAAGAAGACTTGTTTCACTTTGTGTGCAAGCTTTTGGAGCCATCGCCACCTAAGGTGTGCACGAATGTGGGGGTTCCTGGACGGCATTGTGTTATGAGCAGTGATTCTCACTTTTTGTTCGAAATATCCTGA
- the LOC119170754 gene encoding gamma-interferon-inducible lysosomal thiol reductase — translation MSSSRCGLSVLLAIALAVSAVSCSTNDEKVVNITLYYEGLCSGCHMFILEQLHPTYVKLQDYLNVDILPFGNARMHVVNGTVTFDCQHGPDECYINEVHTCAVKYVHPTRRLLDFVACMLGHDNPTEAGKPCAEKVGTDWGVLNKCSTGPEGTQLMYEMGKRTRDHQPPIEYVPWIEVNGAHNLTIQARAQGELFDFACELLEPEAPKICKKAGSYYCAA, via the coding sequence ATGTCATCCTCTCGTTGTGGCCTAAGTGTACTTTTGGCAATCGCCCTCGCCGTTTCAGCAGTGTCATGCTCCACCAATGACGAGAAAGTAGTAAATATTACGCTCTACTACGAGGGACTCTGCTCCGGTTGCCACATGTTCATTCTGGAACAACTACATCCCACGTACGTAAAACTTCAAGACTACCTCAACGTCGACATCTTGCCCTTCGGTAATGCACGCATGCACGTCGTCAACGGGACCGTCACGTTTGATTGTCAGCACGGACCCGACGAGTGCTACATCAACGAAGTACACACGTGCGCCGTCAAGTACGTACACCCGACCCGCAGACTTCTTGACTTCGTCGCATGCATGCTCGGCCACGACAACCCCACTGAAGCTGGAAAGCCGTGTGCCGAGAAGGTCGGCACTGACTGGGGTGTATTGAACAAGTGCAGCACTGGGCCGGAAGGTACGCAGCTCATGTATGAGATGGGAAAAAGGACGCGCGACCATCAGCCACCGATTGAGTACGTGCCTTGGATAGAAGTGAACGGAGCGCACAACTTGACCATTCAGGCGCGGGCGCAAGGAGAACTGTTCGACTTTGCGTGCGAGCTTCTTGAGCCTGAAGCCCCCAAAATCTGCAAGAAGGCCGGCTCATATTATTGCGCTGCATGA